In Candidatus Avedoeria danica, the following are encoded in one genomic region:
- a CDS encoding cyclic nucleotide-binding domain-containing protein has translation MTAPGMAAPSGDTFALWTTVELPAGDALFRKGDPGDAFYTVVEGEIDIFTEDGVRLERLVAGDHFGELALLAGGFRHATASCVTAVRLRRLDRATFLANIGRDGPLTDMTIQMLGARMTRTSAYLDYVTAWARLVTDGQYEVARTSILADAAARADGNIGSFIRSFVEMVDAIQDRERDLKRRLQDLQIEFDRASHAREVTQITTSDFFQSLQGNAERIRARMRGQDDPAGGRSDAAGD, from the coding sequence ATGACCGCGCCCGGGATGGCCGCGCCATCCGGCGACACGTTCGCGCTCTGGACCACCGTCGAGCTGCCGGCCGGCGACGCGCTGTTCCGCAAGGGCGACCCGGGCGATGCGTTCTATACCGTGGTCGAGGGGGAGATCGACATCTTCACCGAGGACGGCGTCCGCTTGGAACGGCTCGTGGCGGGCGACCACTTCGGCGAGTTGGCGCTGCTGGCCGGCGGCTTCCGGCACGCGACGGCCAGCTGCGTCACGGCGGTCCGGCTGCGGCGCCTCGACCGGGCGACCTTCCTGGCGAACATCGGCCGCGACGGCCCGCTGACGGACATGACGATCCAGATGCTCGGCGCGCGGATGACGCGCACGAGCGCCTACCTGGACTACGTGACCGCGTGGGCGCGCCTCGTGACGGACGGCCAGTACGAGGTGGCCCGCACGTCCATCCTGGCCGACGCCGCGGCGCGCGCGGACGGCAATATCGGCAGCTTCATCCGCTCGTTCGTGGAGATGGTCGATGCGATCCAGGACCGGGAGCGCGATCTCAAGCGCCGGCTGCAGGATCTGCAGATCGAGTTCGATCGCGCCAGCCATGCCCGCGAGGTGACGCAGATCACGACGTCCGACTTCTTCCAGTCCCTGCAGGGGAACGCGGAGCGGATCCGCGCGCGGATGCGGGGGCAAGACGACCCGGCGGGCGGGCGTTCGGACGCAGCCGGTGATTGA